One region of Fervidobacterium sp. genomic DNA includes:
- a CDS encoding cobalamin-dependent protein (Presence of a B(12) (cobalamin)-binding domain implies dependence on cobalamin itself, in one of its several forms, or in some unusual lineages, dependence on a cobalamin-like analog.): protein MNDNITPSESNKKIYSYIVENLNSLSESILQIQFEKSPELLKTYNSYMKEKCLEDITYHLQALADAIISESPVIFSDYISWAYYLLEGLGIDRQQLILNLQCMEFVLRKVFSFEYENTISKYILDALERLTQETSKEHAISYITPENKHWKLAEEYLKNLLDGRRKEASYLIQNTFKSGIPVKEIYMFIFEPALKEVGLLWQTHKINVAQEHYFTAVTQLIMSQLYEHVFTTEKNGLRFVGACVNDELHEIGIRMVADVLESEGWDTYYLGANVPADSAVKFLKEKKPHVFGLSCTLSFHIHNVIETIERIRKDESIRDVKIIVGGYPFSIDKELWKKVGADGMAKNLGEIDIVLKSFNISWE, encoded by the coding sequence ATGAATGATAACATAACACCTTCAGAATCTAATAAAAAAATATACTCTTACATCGTTGAGAATTTAAACTCGCTATCTGAATCAATATTACAGATTCAATTTGAAAAATCACCTGAGTTGCTAAAAACATATAATTCTTACATGAAGGAAAAGTGTCTTGAAGATATTACTTACCATCTTCAAGCATTAGCAGATGCTATCATTTCCGAGAGCCCTGTAATTTTCTCAGATTACATATCCTGGGCGTATTATTTGCTTGAGGGACTTGGTATTGACAGACAGCAACTTATATTGAATCTTCAGTGTATGGAATTTGTATTAAGGAAAGTTTTCTCTTTTGAATACGAGAATACAATTTCAAAATACATACTGGATGCTCTTGAAAGATTAACACAAGAAACATCAAAAGAACACGCAATATCTTATATAACACCAGAAAATAAGCATTGGAAATTAGCTGAGGAATATTTAAAAAATTTGCTTGATGGTAGAAGAAAAGAAGCTTCTTACTTGATACAGAACACTTTCAAAAGTGGTATTCCCGTTAAAGAAATCTACATGTTTATTTTTGAGCCTGCTTTAAAAGAAGTTGGATTATTATGGCAAACTCACAAAATAAATGTGGCTCAAGAGCATTATTTCACAGCTGTTACACAGTTAATCATGTCTCAACTTTACGAACACGTTTTTACAACTGAAAAGAACGGCTTGAGATTCGTAGGTGCGTGCGTAAACGATGAATTACACGAGATCGGTATAAGGATGGTTGCTGACGTACTTGAAAGCGAAGGTTGGGATACATACTACCTTGGAGCAAACGTTCCAGCTGACTCGGCAGTAAAATTTCTAAAAGAAAAGAAACCACACGTTTTTGGGCTAAGTTGTACACTTTCTTTTCATATACATAACGTGATTGAAACGATAGAAAGAATAAGAAAAGATGAATCAATTAGAGATGTGAAGATCATCGTAGGTGGTTATCCATTTAGTATAGATAAAGAACTTTGGAAAAAAGTTGGTGCCGATGGAATGGCAAAGAACTTGGGTGAAATTGATATAGTTTTGAAATCCTTCAACATATCGTGGGAATAG
- a CDS encoding GGDEF domain-containing protein encodes MKDRIYITEAIIKFNKRGIITQVIYDSNNVFDQKEQIFDVLTEKSKASIKKIIGSLQENNYFLDKLLNFYVDEYPVAFFCSGFLCGDEIVMMLFNDLSQTIAEELIKISNEQTNTFRNLIKKFQQYSKEKDETRFLEEIVKLNNELVNYQREVTKKSLELEMLNKKLEQLAVTDYLTKAYNRRYFFEKIKEEFARAKRFKYTISLVMVDLNNFKKINDTLGHLEGDKILKDFVSIVRRYTREGLDNIFRFGGDEFLILLLNCSYEEAEKILVRISNELKKIQPITGLSYGIVAVDPKDAREELVEYFLKQADEKMYKMKKGSENREENSDE; translated from the coding sequence ATGAAAGACAGAATATATATAACTGAAGCGATTATAAAATTCAACAAACGAGGAATCATAACTCAAGTTATATACGATAGCAACAATGTTTTTGATCAAAAGGAACAAATTTTTGATGTGTTGACTGAAAAGTCAAAAGCTTCTATAAAAAAAATCATAGGTTCATTGCAAGAGAATAATTACTTCTTAGATAAACTCCTTAACTTTTACGTAGATGAATATCCAGTTGCATTTTTTTGTTCCGGTTTTTTGTGCGGAGACGAAATAGTTATGATGTTGTTCAACGACTTATCACAAACAATCGCCGAAGAGTTGATTAAGATAAGTAACGAACAAACGAATACATTTAGAAATTTGATCAAGAAATTCCAGCAATATTCAAAAGAAAAGGATGAAACTAGATTTTTGGAAGAAATAGTCAAATTGAACAACGAATTAGTGAATTATCAAAGAGAAGTAACGAAAAAATCTCTGGAGCTTGAAATGTTAAACAAAAAGTTAGAACAACTGGCTGTCACAGATTACCTTACGAAAGCGTACAATAGAAGATACTTTTTTGAGAAAATCAAAGAAGAATTTGCCAGAGCAAAGAGGTTTAAATACACAATTTCACTTGTAATGGTCGACCTTAATAATTTTAAAAAAATCAACGATACGCTTGGGCATCTAGAAGGTGATAAGATTCTCAAAGACTTTGTAAGCATTGTGAGAAGGTATACGAGAGAAGGACTTGACAACATATTTAGGTTCGGAGGGGACGAATTTCTTATTCTGTTGTTAAATTGTTCTTATGAAGAAGCGGAAAAAATACTCGTTAGAATAAGTAATGAGCTTAAAAAAATTCAGCCAATTACCGGCTTGTCCTATGGAATTGTTGCGGTAGATCCTAAGGATGCAAGGGAGGAACTTGTAGAATATTTTCTAAAACAAGCAGATGAAAAGATGTACAAAATGAAAAAAGGTTCTGAGAATAGAGAGGAGAATAGCGATGAATGA
- the rlmD gene encoding 23S rRNA (uracil(1939)-C(5))-methyltransferase RlmD codes for MENIFTVYIERMGHGGYGLGKLPGGKLIFVEGAYPSELVEVNVFQEKGDVAFGRVKKIIEKANYRRKAKCKYFGICGGCHFMDVEYNKQLEFKREVVKDQLRRIGKIEVDVYPTIESDLEFEYRSKMEFTFSFKEDKIYLGLKARNSNEVIGIDECPISPVSFNKTLQIVPEIVQLSKVKIYDPKKRTGTLKHLVMRYSHSNNQTMAIFVTKTETFNEAKVIKNALLNRLPQINSVVHVMNSSDEIVLRGPYKVLYGSGVLEIEMDYEKFQVPPTSFFQNNHNVTAKMIEYVTKKLELNGTENVLDLYAGIGTFTMRLAMLSKHVTAVESSHISAKAGRANANINNLRNVRYEETDVLEFLKNYDSPVDVIVLDPPRSGAGRQVCQEILRIQPKKIAYISCDPSTLARDLSILKEKYKILSVQPFDMFPQTFHVENVALLQL; via the coding sequence ATGGAAAATATATTTACTGTTTATATTGAGCGTATGGGACACGGGGGTTATGGTTTAGGAAAACTACCAGGTGGAAAATTAATATTTGTTGAAGGTGCATACCCAAGTGAGTTAGTAGAGGTAAATGTATTTCAAGAAAAGGGTGATGTAGCTTTTGGAAGAGTCAAAAAGATAATTGAAAAAGCAAATTATAGAAGGAAAGCAAAGTGTAAATACTTTGGTATTTGCGGTGGGTGTCATTTTATGGATGTGGAGTACAACAAACAACTTGAATTCAAAAGGGAGGTTGTAAAGGATCAACTTAGAAGAATTGGAAAAATAGAAGTAGATGTTTACCCGACAATAGAAAGTGACTTGGAATTTGAATACAGAAGTAAAATGGAATTCACTTTTTCATTCAAAGAAGACAAAATTTACCTTGGACTGAAGGCAAGAAATTCAAATGAGGTGATTGGTATAGATGAATGTCCAATATCGCCTGTTTCTTTTAATAAGACTTTGCAAATAGTACCGGAAATAGTACAACTTAGTAAAGTTAAGATATACGATCCAAAAAAAAGAACTGGAACATTGAAGCACTTAGTAATGAGATATTCGCATTCGAATAATCAAACCATGGCAATCTTTGTAACGAAAACAGAAACCTTCAATGAAGCCAAAGTCATAAAGAACGCGCTATTGAACAGACTACCCCAAATAAATTCCGTAGTGCATGTGATGAACTCTTCAGATGAAATTGTCTTAAGGGGTCCATACAAAGTACTTTACGGTTCAGGAGTGCTGGAGATCGAAATGGATTATGAAAAATTCCAAGTTCCACCAACTTCATTCTTTCAAAATAACCACAATGTTACAGCTAAGATGATAGAGTACGTAACCAAAAAACTTGAGCTAAATGGAACGGAGAATGTTTTGGATCTTTACGCTGGAATTGGAACATTCACAATGCGACTCGCTATGCTAAGCAAACACGTAACTGCCGTTGAGAGTTCGCATATCTCTGCTAAAGCAGGCAGAGCAAATGCGAATATAAACAACCTAAGAAACGTAAGATACGAAGAAACTGATGTGCTGGAATTTTTGAAAAATTATGATTCTCCAGTTGATGTGATAGTATTAGATCCTCCAAGAAGTGGTGCAGGCAGGCAGGTATGCCAAGAAATCCTTAGAATACAACCCAAAAAGATTGCTTATATTTCCTGCGATCCTTCAACCCTTGCACGTGACTTATCGATTCTCAAAGAAAAATATAAGATACTATCTGTGCAACCATTTGACATGTTCCCTCAAACATTTCATGTCGAAAATGTTGCATTATTGCAACTCTAA
- a CDS encoding MFS transporter yields MTIGLVHLSIISHFLLDFLVSFFNPIGPYLITKFSIEIRLLTTFLTLSAAFSSLMQILFGFWFDRVRSTKSYLIAMYFLEAFGIALLGFSPNFWFALIAILIIRIANSAFHPLGAAMAGESSGRSVAIFSIAGTFGAAIGPVFISFYVSKLDIEALWLVSIPFLVIGIYIMKTKLPLKTVKLNPKFSFKETFVLIPILFVVTIRSFIMSIVHTYTPIYITSILNYHITLSGMLITSGMIAGVLANYLGVLLMEKIGAKKQDLIAFLGMAISVTTFLSAKSIFALFLSFIAFDFCGFLLMSANIVQAQKILPTRKALASSVSMGFAWSIGDFIASGYNAVFGNNVRLSLALMIPISLAASVYFGYIQKFDSK; encoded by the coding sequence TTGACTATCGGCTTAGTGCATCTATCCATTATCTCACATTTTCTTTTAGATTTCTTAGTATCGTTTTTTAATCCAATAGGACCTTACTTGATAACTAAATTTAGTATAGAGATACGTCTTTTAACTACCTTTCTCACACTTTCAGCTGCTTTTTCGAGTTTGATGCAAATATTGTTTGGTTTTTGGTTCGACAGAGTGCGTTCTACAAAGTCATATCTTATTGCTATGTATTTTCTCGAAGCCTTTGGTATCGCATTGCTTGGCTTTTCTCCAAACTTCTGGTTTGCTTTGATAGCTATTTTGATTATTAGAATCGCGAACTCTGCTTTTCATCCCTTAGGTGCTGCTATGGCTGGTGAAAGTAGTGGAAGGTCGGTAGCAATATTTTCGATAGCTGGTACATTTGGTGCTGCTATAGGGCCTGTTTTCATATCCTTTTACGTTTCGAAGTTGGATATAGAAGCTTTGTGGCTCGTATCCATACCATTTTTGGTAATAGGTATATACATAATGAAAACAAAACTACCTTTGAAAACTGTTAAACTGAATCCAAAGTTTTCATTCAAGGAGACTTTCGTCCTAATTCCTATACTCTTTGTTGTTACCATACGAAGTTTCATCATGTCTATCGTTCATACCTACACTCCGATCTACATAACATCAATCTTGAATTATCACATTACATTATCAGGAATGCTGATAACATCCGGAATGATCGCGGGGGTACTTGCAAATTATCTTGGAGTCTTGCTTATGGAAAAAATAGGGGCGAAAAAGCAGGATCTAATAGCTTTCTTGGGGATGGCAATCTCTGTTACAACATTTTTGAGCGCAAAATCTATCTTCGCCTTATTCTTATCTTTCATAGCTTTTGATTTTTGTGGATTTTTATTGATGTCAGCCAACATTGTTCAAGCGCAAAAGATATTGCCAACAAGGAAGGCATTAGCTTCATCGGTTTCAATGGGATTTGCTTGGTCGATTGGAGATTTTATTGCTTCTGGTTACAACGCAGTATTTGGAAATAACGTAAGGCTATCTCTGGCGCTTATGATACCGATCTCATTAGCAGCCTCTGTGTATTTTGGATATATCCAAAAATTTGATAGTAAGTAA
- a CDS encoding diguanylate cyclase codes for MCYIHHLITGEWIDAVTRLPNKKFAERVIEELKSSAEEFFALNMKLDFLASDQSTLNFVLSRVSSVIKHSVRIPKDFVFKLDDKNFLIIIHGISEGEAQKISQRIKDSLHYLLLTYGTQKIQVNCEIEISKIGGVR; via the coding sequence ATGTGCTATATTCATCACTTGATAACTGGTGAATGGATAGACGCGGTTACAAGGCTACCGAACAAGAAATTTGCCGAAAGAGTCATTGAAGAACTTAAAAGCAGCGCTGAGGAATTTTTTGCTTTGAACATGAAACTTGATTTTCTTGCATCAGACCAGAGCACGTTGAATTTTGTACTTTCAAGGGTTTCGTCAGTTATTAAGCATAGTGTAAGAATTCCAAAAGATTTTGTTTTTAAGCTTGATGATAAAAACTTTTTGATAATCATACATGGAATTTCAGAAGGTGAGGCTCAAAAAATTTCACAAAGAATAAAAGACTCATTACATTATCTGTTGTTGACTTACGGTACACAAAAAATACAAGTCAATTGTGAAATAGAGATAAGTAAAATTGGAGGTGTACGTTAA
- a CDS encoding valine--tRNA ligase, whose product MEIGTRYEPKGMEMKWYKQWLEKGYFTPKGSGPKYCIVIPPPNITGRIHMGHALNITIQDILSRYKRMQGFDVLWLPGEDHAGIATQTAVEKFLSIQGKSKRDFSREEFLDIVWDWANKYRAEIKNQIMSIGASVDWTRERFTLDEGLSKAVRKVFVELYKKGLIYKGKYIVNWCHRCGTVLSDEEVEYQEEEGTLYYIRYPIKEEDDFVIIATTRPETMLGDTAVAVHPSDDRYNKYVGKVAILPLVGRELPIIADNYVDPSFGTGALKVTPAHDPHDYLIGQRHNLPFVDIFDENIVVNENGGKFKGLTAEQARKAIVEELELQGYLVKVEKLKHSVGRCYRCETVIEPRLMDQWFVSMKQLAKRAIEAVEQDEVKFVPERWKKVYLNWMYEIRDWCISRQLWWGHRIPVWQCQDCGHYNVSESEVTKCEKCGGVNLKQDEDVLDTWFSSALWPFSTMGWPDKTPDLERYYPTDVLVTGFDIIFFWVARMIMMGYEFMNEKPFSEVYIHQLVRDKYGRKMSKSLGNGIDPIEIIDEYGADPMRFTLAILAAQGRDLKLDVKFFDTYKKFANKIWNATRFVLMNLDDFEKLDVNHEELSLVDKWILSRLHKAIQKVTQSLDSYDFNIAAGEIYNFFWDELCDWYIEAVKNELKKSHRRLVQNILVYVLDMSLRLLHPFMPFLTEELWTKLPTSGESIVIASWPKVNQDFIDEVSEKRFNMIMNIIRGVRNIRAELNLPQSTKVCTFVKGNLSEEEQEYIKFLGNVEGIQFVDQRPEQSATAYVSIDTEVYVSLGTLIDVENEVVRLKKKVEKLKNDMEKFTKKLSDENFLRNAPEDIVEETKEKRRIFQEQIGRIEQIISDLEAKV is encoded by the coding sequence ATGGAGATAGGTACAAGATACGAGCCAAAAGGAATGGAAATGAAATGGTACAAGCAGTGGCTTGAAAAGGGTTATTTTACGCCAAAAGGTAGTGGTCCAAAGTATTGTATTGTAATTCCACCACCAAATATAACCGGAAGAATACACATGGGACATGCGTTGAATATAACTATTCAAGATATATTAAGTAGATACAAAAGAATGCAGGGATTTGATGTGCTTTGGCTTCCTGGTGAAGATCACGCAGGTATCGCTACTCAAACGGCCGTTGAAAAGTTTTTGTCGATCCAAGGAAAGAGTAAAAGAGATTTTTCAAGGGAAGAATTCTTGGATATAGTCTGGGATTGGGCAAATAAATATAGAGCAGAGATTAAAAATCAAATTATGTCCATTGGTGCTTCCGTAGATTGGACAAGAGAAAGATTTACATTAGATGAAGGACTTTCAAAGGCAGTTAGAAAAGTATTTGTCGAGCTTTACAAAAAGGGATTAATTTATAAGGGAAAGTATATAGTTAATTGGTGTCACAGATGTGGTACGGTTCTTTCAGATGAGGAGGTTGAATATCAAGAAGAGGAAGGAACATTGTATTATATAAGATATCCTATAAAAGAAGAAGACGATTTTGTCATAATTGCCACCACAAGACCAGAAACTATGCTTGGTGATACTGCTGTGGCAGTGCATCCATCAGACGATAGATACAACAAATATGTTGGTAAGGTTGCGATTTTACCGCTGGTAGGAAGAGAATTGCCGATAATCGCAGATAATTATGTTGATCCATCATTTGGAACAGGGGCTCTTAAGGTTACACCTGCGCATGATCCTCATGATTATCTTATCGGACAAAGACATAACTTGCCTTTTGTTGATATATTCGATGAGAACATTGTGGTAAATGAAAATGGTGGAAAATTTAAAGGTCTAACCGCAGAGCAAGCAAGGAAGGCTATTGTCGAGGAACTGGAATTGCAAGGCTATCTTGTGAAGGTTGAAAAACTCAAACACTCTGTTGGCAGGTGCTACCGTTGTGAAACTGTTATAGAACCACGTTTAATGGATCAGTGGTTCGTCAGTATGAAACAATTAGCGAAACGGGCAATTGAGGCTGTTGAACAAGATGAAGTCAAGTTTGTTCCAGAAAGATGGAAAAAGGTGTATTTAAATTGGATGTATGAGATACGAGATTGGTGTATAAGTAGGCAACTTTGGTGGGGACACAGAATCCCCGTTTGGCAGTGTCAAGATTGTGGACATTACAATGTATCGGAAAGTGAAGTAACAAAGTGTGAAAAATGTGGAGGCGTTAATTTGAAACAAGATGAGGACGTACTTGACACATGGTTCAGTTCGGCGCTATGGCCATTCAGTACAATGGGATGGCCAGACAAGACTCCTGATCTTGAGAGGTACTACCCAACGGATGTTCTTGTTACCGGTTTTGACATTATATTCTTCTGGGTGGCACGAATGATAATGATGGGCTATGAGTTTATGAACGAAAAGCCATTCAGCGAGGTTTATATCCATCAGCTTGTAAGGGATAAATACGGGCGAAAGATGAGTAAATCACTTGGCAATGGTATAGACCCCATTGAAATTATCGATGAATATGGCGCAGATCCAATGAGGTTTACACTTGCTATATTAGCTGCTCAAGGTCGAGATCTAAAACTCGATGTAAAATTTTTTGACACTTATAAAAAATTTGCAAATAAAATTTGGAACGCTACAAGGTTTGTTTTAATGAATCTTGATGATTTTGAAAAGCTTGATGTAAATCATGAAGAACTTAGTTTAGTTGACAAATGGATTTTGTCAAGACTTCACAAAGCTATTCAAAAGGTTACGCAGTCGCTTGACAGTTACGATTTTAACATAGCAGCTGGAGAGATTTATAACTTTTTCTGGGATGAGTTATGTGACTGGTACATTGAAGCCGTGAAAAATGAACTTAAGAAAAGCCATAGAAGACTTGTTCAAAATATTCTTGTTTACGTACTTGATATGAGTTTGAGGCTTCTTCATCCATTTATGCCTTTCTTAACAGAAGAACTTTGGACAAAGCTTCCAACAAGCGGTGAATCTATAGTTATTGCAAGTTGGCCAAAAGTTAATCAAGATTTTATTGATGAAGTATCTGAAAAAAGGTTCAATATGATAATGAACATCATAAGAGGCGTTAGAAATATTAGGGCAGAATTGAATTTACCACAATCTACCAAGGTATGTACCTTTGTGAAAGGCAATCTTTCTGAAGAGGAGCAAGAATACATCAAGTTTCTTGGAAATGTTGAAGGCATACAATTTGTCGATCAAAGACCTGAACAGAGTGCTACAGCGTATGTTTCGATTGATACTGAAGTATATGTATCTCTTGGAACGCTTATAGATGTTGAAAATGAGGTTGTAAGACTTAAAAAGAAAGTTGAAAAACTCAAAAACGACATGGAAAAATTCACCAAGAAACTTTCAGATGAAAATTTCCTAAGAAATGCTCCGGAAGATATTGTTGAAGAGACAAAAGAAAAACGAAGAATATTCCAAGAGCAGATAGGTAGAATTGAGCAGATTATTTCTGATTTGGAGGCAAAAGTATGA
- a CDS encoding bifunctional folylpolyglutamate synthase/dihydrofolate synthase has protein sequence MSFIQLLNYLYFTRPYNTMKLGLFRIEQLLSKMGNPHIGVKYFHVTGSNGKGSVTTFLEYLTYHHNHNVTGFYSPHLSTILERFHWNTELISVEDFVKSAEFVKPFAEELDKFGDEFSPSFFEYMTATYFHITSVKKAEYGSVEVGLGGRFDSTNVITPVVSVITTVSLEHTNVLGDTVEQIAFEKGGIIKNGIPVVIGKMTQEAKDVIYEIAKQKNARVYEFGKDFSAEVVDYSFDRNIYNYYGDSTIKGIPVRLNGKHQLYNIAVALKAYELVEKLNSSNVVAAMENAFIPGRFELFNGFVLDGSHNPQAAQTFAENVEIYFPKKKRAALFGIVDDKDKENVLKYIGPLFDKIIVTKPPSKRAQKIEETYEIAKKYCSNVVLEPEPLKGLEILEKCDADVRFVTGSFYLIGLVRDFLKNGHISEELKIGGA, from the coding sequence ATGAGTTTTATTCAGTTGTTAAACTATCTTTACTTCACAAGACCGTACAATACAATGAAGCTTGGACTTTTTAGGATAGAGCAATTACTTTCTAAAATGGGAAATCCACATATTGGAGTTAAATACTTTCATGTTACTGGTTCAAATGGCAAAGGTAGTGTGACAACATTTCTCGAGTACCTTACTTATCATCACAATCATAATGTTACTGGCTTTTATTCACCGCATTTGTCTACAATACTTGAGCGATTTCATTGGAACACCGAGCTTATAAGTGTTGAAGATTTTGTGAAAAGTGCGGAGTTTGTCAAGCCTTTTGCGGAGGAGCTGGATAAATTTGGTGATGAGTTTTCACCAAGCTTTTTCGAATACATGACCGCTACATATTTTCACATAACATCGGTCAAAAAGGCGGAATACGGTAGTGTCGAGGTAGGACTTGGGGGACGGTTTGATTCAACTAATGTTATAACCCCTGTTGTGTCAGTTATTACAACGGTGTCCTTAGAGCACACAAATGTACTTGGAGATACAGTAGAGCAGATCGCCTTTGAAAAAGGTGGAATAATTAAAAACGGAATCCCTGTTGTTATTGGGAAGATGACCCAGGAGGCTAAGGACGTAATATATGAGATTGCCAAACAGAAAAATGCGAGGGTTTACGAGTTTGGAAAAGATTTTTCTGCAGAAGTTGTAGATTATTCTTTTGATAGAAATATTTACAATTATTATGGCGACAGCACTATTAAAGGTATACCAGTACGTCTGAACGGGAAACATCAATTATACAATATTGCAGTAGCTTTAAAGGCATACGAATTAGTAGAAAAATTGAATAGTAGCAACGTTGTTGCTGCAATGGAAAATGCGTTTATTCCGGGAAGATTTGAATTATTCAACGGATTTGTTCTTGATGGTTCTCACAATCCGCAGGCAGCTCAGACTTTTGCTGAAAACGTGGAAATTTACTTTCCGAAGAAGAAACGAGCTGCGCTTTTCGGAATAGTTGATGATAAGGATAAAGAAAATGTACTCAAGTATATTGGTCCGCTCTTTGACAAAATCATAGTTACAAAACCTCCATCAAAGCGAGCACAAAAGATAGAAGAAACTTACGAGATTGCGAAGAAATATTGTTCAAACGTTGTTTTAGAACCGGAACCATTAAAAGGACTGGAAATTCTTGAAAAATGCGATGCTGATGTAAGATTTGTAACAGGTTCATTTTATCTCATAGGGCTAGTTAGAGATTTTCTAAAGAATGGTCACATAAGTGAAGAATTGAAAATAGGTGGAGCGTAG
- the rsfS gene encoding ribosome silencing factor, translating into MKVLEKKEAIDPVVLDMSKTRLLTDYFVICTANSNIHMKSLRDEIVEFFNENGKELIYYDKGDNYDWLLIDAGDIVIHIFTKSAREFYDIEHLWLDAERLVF; encoded by the coding sequence ATGAAAGTTCTTGAGAAAAAAGAAGCGATAGATCCTGTTGTTCTTGACATGTCCAAAACACGTTTATTAACGGACTATTTTGTTATCTGTACAGCTAATAGCAATATTCATATGAAGAGTTTAAGAGACGAGATTGTTGAGTTTTTCAACGAAAATGGTAAAGAGCTTATCTATTATGATAAAGGAGACAATTACGATTGGTTACTAATAGACGCTGGAGATATTGTTATACATATCTTTACCAAAAGTGCACGTGAATTCTACGATATTGAGCATTTATGGCTTGATGCTGAGAGGTTAGTGTTCTAG